The genomic DNA ATAATGGTTTTAAAGTGAATGCACGGAtgcatgaatgaaagaaagaagaaatttagcTACTATATATTTCTTCACTGGGAAGGTGTTCTATAGTGGAGTCAGTAGTTCCTGACTCCTGACGTCTGCTGTTCCTGGACTCATATCCATGGTAACTGTAGAAAAGTTTTACAGTTGTCATTGAATCCCCTCTAAACAAGTGATTGATTAAAAGCTTGGGTAAAATAGACAGGTGGCTGTCAGGCAGATTGTGTGTCCTAAGGGTTCATGAAACCTGAAGGGGAGCCCAGAAGCAACTATTTTTGAGAAGTTGAGTCACAGTAAGATGTGGTTCTAGGCATCTAAGCCCATGGACGGGTCCGCCTCAGGTTCACAAATTCCAATTTCTAAAATCCTAAATTCTCTTTTGCTTATGGAAAAGGTATTTATGGATAAAATGAGCTCATTCAAAGGAGGATGACCAGAATGAATACAGGGTGCCTGAGCATGTTAGATCTAGGAACTTTAAAGAATCAAGTGAGTGATTGGCTGTGAGAATTGAATTTGGGCCAATACAGGAACTGACTTCAGAGGGCTATGgtagaggaaaatgaaatttctctAGGACTAGAACTAGAGAAGTTTGGTTCAAGGTACCAGAACATTGATTTTGACTTATGATATGGAAGAtctttgtaaaagcaaaaaactatctatagttgacccttgaacaatgcaggtttggactgcatgggtccactaatacatggattttttttttgatacggTACAgtactgtgaatgtattttctcctatgatctttttttgttttaaagattttatttacttattcatgagagacacagagagagagagaggcagagacacagggagaaggagaaacaggctccatgcaaggagcccgatgtgggactggatcccagaattccaggatcacaccctgggctgaagccagcgctaaactgctgagccaccagggcttccctccTATgatcttaataacatttttttctcttgcttatttgttgtaagaatacagtgtgtaatatgtatacaaaatacatgttagtTGAATGCTGCTCatgttattggtaaggtttcCAGGCAACAAGGTTATTAgaagttaagttttgggggagtcaaaagtggTATGAGGATTTTCAAATATGAGGTGGTTGGCATATGCTGTTCATTGGTCATCTGTATAAATGAAAGTAGACCATTCATCTCATGATCCAAGACGTTACGGAGGAATATATTCTTCTTTAGGCAAATGCTGGATAATCACTCAGTAGATATATACAGAGTAGTTTAAGACTCAGAACTATATTTGTGTACATGACTTAAATTTCCTTATTACTCTGCTATTTTATGTTTACATAAAATTGGGGATATCAagtgaaaataaattcatttttttgaagcttttaagAGAAACAATTGTGCACTAGTAAGTATTTGGCTTTTGTGCTATTATACAAGGTGAAATGCTTTGAGCCATGAGTGATCCAAGTATTAAAGACTCTTCCAAGGATACCTTGATGGCCCAGGTATTGAGCCACCCCGGGTCCCCAATCCTATGCATCTTTTAAGAATATTACAATAGTTCTAAAAATCATACCCACAGAGGTGATTGGGTGGCTCGGGCAAtagagcatccgactcttgattttgactcaggtcatgatgtcagggttgtgagatcaagccctgagtcagctcTGGCCTGGGTGCGGAGCCGGTTATGATTCAATctctctaattctccttctgcccttcccctaacCTGCTAAAGCAAGCACACATGCAATACTCTCTCaaaaatgataaactcaaaatggatgaaagatctaaatgtgagagaagattccatcaataatctagaggagaacacaggcaacaccctttttggactcggccacagtaacttcttgcaagatacatccacgaaggcaaaagaaacaaaagcaaaaatgaactattgggacttcatcaagataagaagcttttgcacagcaaaggatacagtcaacgaaactaaaagacaacctacagaatgggagaagatatttgcaaatgacgtatcagataaagggctactttccaagatctataaagaacttattaaactcaacaccaaagaaacaaacaatccaatcatgaaatgggcaaaagacatgaagagaaatctcacagacgaagacatagacatggccaacgtgcacacgagaaaatgctctgcatcacttgccatcagggaaatacaaatcaaaaccacaatgagataccacctcacaccagtgagaatggggaaaattaataaggcaggaaaccacaaatgttggagaggatgtggagaaaagtgaaccctcttgcactgttggtgggaatgtgaactggtgcaaccactctggaaaactgtgtggaggttcctcaaagagttaaaaatagacctgccctacgaccagcaattgcactgctggggatttaccccaaagattcagatgcaatgaaacgccgggacacctgcaccccgatgtttatagcagcaatgtccacaatagccaaactgtggaaggagccttggtgtccatcgaaagatgaatggataaagaaaagaagatgtggtctatgtatacaatggaatattactcagccattagaaatgacaaatacccaccatttgcttcaacgtggatggaactagagggtattatgctgagtgaagtaagccaatcggagaaggacaaacgttatatggtctcattcattctgagaatataaaaaatagtgaaagtgattataggggaaaggagagaaaatgagtgggtaatatcagaaagggagacagaacatgaaagactcctaacactgggaaacgaactagggatggtggaaggggaggagggcgggggttggtggtgactgggtggcaggcacctAGGTGGGcgcttgatgtgatgagcactgggtgttattctgtatgttgacaaattaaacaccaataaaaaataatttattaaaaaaacttaaagtaaaataaaagtcagaccctgagatcaccatctcTGAGAAAAGGGCTTTCTTCCAGCTAGTTTTCTGAGACCCTCTTTAACATCTTTATTTCTCAGGCTATAAATTATGGGGTTCAACATTGGAGTCACCACTGCATAGAACACAGAGACTACTTTATccctttcattcattattttggaGTTTGGCTTCATGTAGTTGAATATTGCTGATCCATAGAAGAGGACAACAACAATGAGATGGGAGCCACAGGTAGAGAAAGCTTtgagcctcccctccccagactgCATCGGGATCACGGTGGAGATAATATTCCAGTAGGAGACCAGAATCAGGCACACAGGAACTAAGAGCATGACCACACCCATTGCAAAGATGGCCATTTCTGTGCTGTAAGTATCTGCTGAAGCCACCTTCAGAAGGGCAGGAAGTTCACAAAAGTAGTGATTAATAATGTTCTGCCCTTGATAGGGTAGTTGGAAAGTAAAGGTGGTATCCACCAGAGACACGAGTGCTCCACTGGCCCAGGATCCTATGGCCAACTGGAGACACACCTGCTGGGTCATGATGCTAGAGTAGTGCAGGGGCTTGCAGACAGCCACGTACCGGTCATAAGACATCACCGCCAGCAGTGCACACTCTGTACACCCAATCAGAAGGGAGACAACTATCTGTGCCATACAcccaagaaaataaatcattttcttctttgccaGGAAATGGACCAAGACTTGAGGGACGATGCTGGTAGAGAAACAGAGATCTGCAAAAGAGAGGTTTCTAAGAAAAAAGTACATGGGAGTGTGAAGTCGAGAGTCCATGAAGATGAGAATGATGATGAGCAGGTTCCCAAGCACAGTCaaaagataaatgatgagaaaaagaacaaacagcaGGATCTGAGTCTGCAAGTCCTGTGAAAGGCCCAGGAAAATAAACTCAGCCACAGTGGTTTGGTTTTCCTCTTCCATTGAGATTATGCCTGTTTACCTGTTTgcacaaataaaaagaacaacCTTTCAGTTTGTAACATCTTGTAGAAGAGTCTTATTTAAAGCTcagcttataaaaaaaaaaaaaataaagctcagctTATAACCAAATTGGGTGTTTCTAGCTTTTTGCTATCCAAGTCATTCTAATTAATACTAAATAGAATATCTTAATTCTTAATAGTGGTTGTAATTTCAATAGACTTAATTTTTTCCAAATCTCCTCTTTCCACTGCCACTTATAGATAATGACATTGTTAAAGCCTGCCGGGCTAGTTCTGCGATGAGGGTATCGGAATTTGTGTGGATTTTACTAAATAGCTGTACACATATTGTTACAAAATGACTGTGTGTACTGTTAGCACTATTACCATGTATAAACCTGCACCACTAACTGTTCAAAATACTACATATTTAATTGTAACATATGCTTGAAAATATGAAACAGGGTCAAAGTTAATTGTCCCATTAAAAAACTGCTATTTTTTCTTGGCTTAGAAATAGAGGCTTATCACTTAATATAccaagtattttcctttttgattaaagagtaaaatggtaaaagtaaaacaataaaaaaaaaccaggTAACACAAGTCAAAATTCTTGTGCTATCTGGACAGGATCATACTGACATAGAAGGTAATAGACTATGAAAGAAAACAGGTAGAATTTACATCATTGAATGAAAAGCTTTTGTGAAATAATATCACGAATAAAATTGAGATAAACTACAAACTGAGGAAATTATTTGAGATGTCAGACCAAAGTTAATGTCCTTTTTACATTAAGATTACATATAAGACACCACAAAAATTGTTGAGCCCCAAAAATAATGGGATAAGAATATGAACTGACTACTTACAAAGAGGAATTATGAATAGCTACTAAATAGAAGAAGAATACTTGATATTATTGTAACTAATTAAGGACAACTACAACATGAAAGATGGTTTTCCTCCTGGAAAATTAGCTAGGATTTTAACAAAACAATCACATCACAAAATAGTAACCTTGTATTTTACTGAAAATTTAACACATGCCAGGCATGATGCTTTTATATAATTACATTGTTACAATGACATTGTAAATTAGACATTATTAATCTCACTCTGCAGACAAAAAAAATTGTGGCACAGAAaagttctgtttccttcctccaaTCATACAATTAATAAATGTCAGAATTCATTAACTTTAAAATGAAGGatcagaaaaaaacacatttttgtaCAGTGCAAGTGGGTAGTAAAATTAGTCCAGCCTGTCTGGAAAATAACCTTGTCAAATGTATCTTAAACTTTaagtatttgtatattttgttctCAATTTTTCTAAATAGTACGGAGCGGGAAAGATTCCCTTTTtactgttcctttcttctccatgAGGAAAAATCTGATTTGTGACATTTTAGGATGTAGGTTGGTCCCTATTTACTACTGGCTAGGGTTACTGGGCTTTAAAAGGTCATGCATGTTCTATTTCCTCACATCATCATGGAACTGGACAGATACATTGGACCACATCCCACTCAAGCTGCAAGGGAGGTTGAAGATTTTGAAAGACTTTATAGTAGGTCACCTCAACTGAGGCTTATCAGAGTTCTGAACTTCAGTGACAATAGGGACCAGTGCCATTAATAAAAAGCAGtctgttattttttatatgtcttctttcttttataggaCTTGAAGGAGAGGATGACCAGGACTAGAATATTAGGAGTTTCTGAGTCTCTAGGCCTAGTATCAtataatattctgtttttaaaattctttttcatataaTATTCTCAAATATTATCCCAATTTAGAAATCTAATTATAGGAATCTATTCTAAATAAGTACTTTaaattgcagaaaaatatttgcaagaaaaTATGTTTGTCATATTACATAATAATGGTTAAAAATGGATAGACAAATGGAATATAataaagaactcagaaataaacctacacaagGCTGGGTTTCTGTGGCGAGGGTACCAATAATACACAATGAGGAAATGgcagtctctccaataaatggtgtcaggaaaactggatatccacatgcaaaacaatgaaattggaccctttctcacatcatatacaaaaatcaaccccaaatggatgaaagacttaacaTAATACCTGAAGTATGACTCCATAAAGGCAACATAGGGAATACTTCTGGGCCCTAGATTTGGCAGTAATTTTGGTTTTGACACTTAAAGCACCCACAACAAGAGCAAAAACTAGAaaagtgagattaaaaaaaaactaactaaaaatcTTCTGCTTTTAGTTCCTtctgcaaaggaaacaatcaacaaaataaaaaggcaaaccaTGAAATAGAAGTAATATTACCAACCATATATCTCATAGAGAACTAAATCTGAAATATACAAGGTACTCATACACCTCTATGACAAAGGGCAGATAATCCAATGCTTTAAATTGACAAGATAAATgaataaccatttttttaaagaatacatacaaatggccaacaggtacatgaaaagttgTGCATCATCACTAATTATCATGGAAGTgtaataaaaaccacaatgacatatatTACATTACCCCTGTTAAAAtggttacaataaaaaaaaagtctttttaaaaactcagaaggTGACTAGTGTTGGGAAGAAAGTGGAGACAAGGAAACCCTCATACATCATTGGTGGAAATGTATATTGGTACAGCTACTACGGAAAAtgatatggaggtttctcaaaagttAAGAATAGACCTATCACATAATATAATAATCTCACTTCTAGGTAGATATTCAAGGGAACTGAAATCAGGGTCTCAAAGAAATATCTGAACACCCATGTTCAGTGCAGCATGATTCATAACAATCAAGACATAGGAGCAatttaaatgtccattgacaaatgGATCAAGAAAATGTTGACtgtacacacaatagaatattattcacctttaataaaaagaaggaaattcttccacttgtgacaacatggatgaacctggagacttagctaagtgaaataagccagacacagaaggaaaaaactaCATGATATCACTTATGCAAAATAGTCAAATTCCTAGAAGCAGATAACAGTACAGTCATAGCCAGGGGCTTGGAGAAGGAGGCAATTATTAATCAAATTAGGTATTAGTAAAAGGATGCTATGTTTCAGTtatgtaaaatgaataagtcCTAGAGGTACTGTATAGCATAGTGCATATTCTATACAGAAGAACCATGTCCACTTTCacaataaatttttcaaaaaagattttacttatttatttgtgacagagagtgagagagaacatgagcaaggaagagggggagatggagagggagaaccagatgaactgagcaaggagctgaaaaccaggctctatcccaggactcgggatcatggcctgagtcaaaggcacacacttaaccaatTGCGCCACCTAAGCACCCATCCCacaattatttctgaaattcctCAGGTAACAACTGTTCTCAGCACTGTCAGTAATGTAATGTTTGTCACcttctttttcccctcatttGATCATCTAGCTGTTACCTGAGCATTACTATTTCCTCTATATCCTACAGATAAAATCAATATGGTTAATAACAATAATGACAATCACCTTCCACTGGCACTTACCAAACGTGATTTTGCTATGCCTTAGGGACCAATGTTAATATGTTTCAGAATGTACAGAAAGGActgaaaaattaatttccaaaatgttGGGAGTGATCGATTCTGGATATTGGAATTATGAGtgggttattttatttctttttttaatgtttttgttttttaatgttgttCTTTAATAGATAATAATctaggggatccatgggtggctcagcggcttagtgcctgcctttggcccagggcgcgatcctggagtcccgggatcaagtcccacatcgggctcccggcatggagcctgcttctccctctgcctgtgacatactctgcccctctctctctcactctatgtctatcataaataaataaataaatcttaaaaaatagaccaCAATCTATTgtcaatatggaaaaatataaacatgaaaaatctAAACAGCACTTAGTTGAGGATGCCCTAAACTAAAGGTACATTATTGCATCTGATTTCAGTCTTTATAAAGTAACT from Canis aureus isolate CA01 chromosome 23, VMU_Caureus_v.1.0, whole genome shotgun sequence includes the following:
- the LOC144295287 gene encoding olfactory receptor 2D3-like, whose amino-acid sequence is MEEENQTTVAEFIFLGLSQDLQTQILLFVLFLIIYLLTVLGNLLIIILIFMDSRLHTPMYFFLRNLSFADLCFSTSIVPQVLVHFLAKKKMIYFLGCMAQIVVSLLIGCTECALLAVMSYDRYVAVCKPLHYSSIMTQQVCLQLAIGSWASGALVSLVDTTFTFQLPYQGQNIINHYFCELPALLKVASADTYSTEMAIFAMGVVMLLVPVCLILVSYWNIISTVIPMQSGEGRLKAFSTCGSHLIVVVLFYGSAIFNYMKPNSKIMNERDKVVSVFYAVVTPMLNPIIYSLRNKDVKEGLRKLAGRKPFSQRW